The genomic segment GATGGAGGCAAAGGTGGAGATACAGGTCTATGATACCAAGGAAGCGTGTGGCGCAGCAGCAGCAGACAGGGCGGCTGCGACTCTCAGAAATGCTATTGAGGCAAAGGGCCATGCGAGTTTTGTTGCGGCCACCGGAGCTTCCCAGTTCGAGTTCCTGCAAAGCCTGACAGAGCAGAGGGCGATCGACTGGGAAAAGACGACCATGTTCCATCTCGACGAATACATCGGTCTCCCAGAGGACCATCCGGCGAGTTTCCGCCGTTACCTGAAAGAACGACTGATCGGACGGGTGCATCCCGGCAGGGTCCACCTGATCCAGGGGGATGCGGAGGATCCTTCGGCCGAATGCCGGCGACTCAACCGGATCATCTCCCTGGAAACGATCGATGTGGCCTTTGTAGGTATCGGAGAGAACGGGCACCTCGCCTTCAACGATCCTCCTGCTGATTTTGATACCGAAGATCCTTACATTGTGGTGGAGTTGGATGAAGCGTGCCGGAAGCAACAATTCGGCGAGGGCTGGTTCTCCTCAATGGACGAGGTTCCCAGGAAAGCCATCTCCATGTCGGTTCGACAGATCATGAAGGCTCAGACCATAATCTGCACGGTTCCGGACAAGCGCAAAGCCGAGGCGGTAAGGAAGTGCCTGGAAGGAGAGATCTCCCCCTGGCATCCTGCCTCAATCCTGAGAAAGCATCCCAAGACTTTTCTC from the Deltaproteobacteria bacterium genome contains:
- a CDS encoding glucosamine-6-phosphate deaminase — translated: MEAKVEIQVYDTKEACGAAAADRAAATLRNAIEAKGHASFVAATGASQFEFLQSLTEQRAIDWEKTTMFHLDEYIGLPEDHPASFRRYLKERLIGRVHPGRVHLIQGDAEDPSAECRRLNRIISLETIDVAFVGIGENGHLAFNDPPADFDTEDPYIVVELDEACRKQQFGEGWFSSMDEVPRKAISMSVRQIMKAQTIICTVPDKRKAEAVRKCLEGEISPWHPASILRKHPKTFLYLDRDSASLL